The following proteins are encoded in a genomic region of Fusarium oxysporum f. sp. lycopersici 4287 chromosome 1, whole genome shotgun sequence:
- a CDS encoding hypothetical protein (At least one base has a quality score < 10): MFRRRASRRLPSRVVLIAAFLTTLFLWRQLSHQSGVVFVKSSFDWSTVGLVHPPADIKPLPIGHAKRMPRIQAKKGKFVKTGEVNQRRDAVRREFRRGWEAYRLKAWGRDELMPLTGQAKDPFGGWAATMVDALDTLWIMDLKAEFNEAASAAAAIDWGNTHEKAVNLFETTIRHLGGLLSSYELSREPALLQKATELGEMLYIAFDTPNRLPGFWLNFDDALKGKQVAGIHDPSASPSSLVMEFTKLSQLTNDPKFYDATDRVTRFLLRIQNSTLLPGMWPMCLDFQNEAVHDNTFSLGALADSLYEYLPKMHALLGGLDENYETMYRTAADVIIKHLLYRPMLPKQEDVLFLGDVRVGAKIELSTESQHLTCFAGGMFALGGKLFEIEQHVNIGERLARGCGWAYSAFPTGIMPEIFDLVACPTLEACEWNETLWKPQNNQKLPPGFRHARDPRYILRPEAIESVFIMYRLTADAKWQDMAWDMFQAIMKYTSTELANAAVDDVTSTETSKTDSMESFWFSETLKYFYLIFSEPDLISLDEFVLNTEAHPFRRLLSRG; encoded by the exons ATGTTTCGTCGCCGTGCTTCAAGACGCCTCCCTTCACGCGTCGTGCTAATCGCCGCCTTTCTCACAACACTCTTTCTATGGCGTCAATTATCACATCAGAGCGGTGTGGTGTTTGTAAAGAGCTCGTTTGACTGGTCGACCGTGGGGCTTGTCCATCCGCCGGCGGATATCAAGCCTTTACCTATTGGTCACGCAAAGCGCATGCCGAGAATTCAAGCTAAGAAGGGGAAATTTGTAAAGACGGGTGAGGTTAATCAGAGGAGAGATGCTGTGAGGAGGGAGTTTAGGAGAGGGTGGGAGGCGTATCGGTTGAAGGCTTGGGGGAGGGATGAGTTGATGCCGCTGACGGGACAAGCGAAAGATCCGTTTGGCGGGTGGGCTGCTACAATGGTTGATGCGCTGGATACCCTTTGGATAATGGATCTCAAAGCGGAATTCAACGAAGCTGCGAGTGCGGCTGCGGCGATAGATTGGGGAAACACACACGAGAAAGCAGTGAATCTCTTCGAAACGACAATTCGACATCTCGGCGGTCTTCTAAGCTCATATGAACTAAGTCGCGAACCAGCATTATTGCAAAAAGCCACAGAACTCGGAGAAATGCTATATATCGCCTTTGACACACCGAATCGACTTCCGGGGTTCTGGCTTAACTTCGATGATGCGTTAAAGGGAAAACAAGTCGCTGGTATTCACGACCCATCAGCTTCACCGAGTTCGTTGGTCATGGAGTTTACCAAGCTCTCACAACTAACCAACGATCCCAAATTCTACGACGCGACAGATCGTGTAACGCGGTTTTTACTCAGGATTCAGAATAGCACTCTTTTGCCAGGAATGTGGCCCATGTGTCTTGACTTTCAGAACGAAGCTGTGCATGATAATACCTTTTCGCTTGGTGCGCTGGCAGATTCTCTTTATGAGTATTTACCCAAGATGCATGCTTTGCTAGGTGGTTTGGACGAGAACTACGAAACCATGTATCGCACGGCGGCGGATGTTATCATAAAGCATTTGCTCTACAGGCCTATGCTGCCGAAACAAGAAGATGTGCTGTTTTTGGGTGATGTCAGGGTCGGTGCGAAGATTGAGTTGAGCACAGAGAGTCAACATCTTACCTGTTTCGCGGGAGGAATGTTTGCACTAGGCGGAAAGCTCTTTGAAATCGAACAACACGTTAATATCGGAGAAAGACTCGCAAGAGGATGTGGTTGGGCGTACAGCGCTTTTCCGACCGGTATAATGCCCGAGATCTTCGACTTGGTAGCCTGTCCGACACTCGAGGCCTGCGAATGGAACGAAACGCTCTGGAAGCCGCAAAACAACCAGAAACTCCCTCCAGGCTTCCGCCACGCGCGCGATCCGCGATATATCCTCCGACCGGAAGCTATCGAGAGTGTGTTCATCATGTATCGTCTCACAGCTGATGCGAAGTGGCAGGATATGGCGTGGGATATGTTTCAGGCGATTATGAAGTATACGAGCACTGAGCTTGCGAATGCGGCTGTTGATGACGTTACGAGTACTGAGACGTCGAAGACTGATTCTATGGAG AGTTTTTGGTTCTCGGAGACGCTGAAGTATTTCTACTTGATCTTCTCGGAGCCAGATTTGATCAGTTTGGATGAGTTTGTGCTGAATACGGAGGCGCATCCTTTTAGAAGGCTTTTGAGTCGAGGTTAA
- a CDS encoding hypothetical protein (At least one base has a quality score < 10), translating into MAELTQPPAPKRLGQLPQLTELKDPDDDWTGITEARDRRRRQNRLNQRAYRKRKARNEEYTNVTPEEVHTNGLLIFTTARERAVAYAFMQLVHMQHSLKNHRPALLPSLIRLNAVNAVSSNAVHIGIPLQGLCCDDVISPWNALGPSSADGTLVKSACPESLRPTRLQIEIEHHPWVDLLPFPQLRDNMLKGYTGGVFDEDELCIDILGLMSSQGLDDAYLIVWGEAHDGSSWEVSVGFLRKWGWLLKGCPELVESTNRWRQQRGEAKLNIQV; encoded by the exons ATGGCAGAGCTTACTCAACCGCCGGCTCCGAAACGTCTCGGCCAACTGCCCCAGTTAACGGAGCTCAAAGACCCAGACGATGATTGGACGGGGATCACTGAGGCGAGGGATAGACGGAGACGGCAGAACCGTCTGAATCAGAGAGCTTATC GCAAACGGAAGGCCCGGAATGAGGAATATACAAATGTCACCCCCGAAGAAGTTCACACGAATGGACTCCTCATATTCACCACTGCCAGAGAACGTGCTGTTGCATATGCATTCATGCAGCTGGTGCACATGCAACATAGTCTGAAGAACCATCGTCCGGCACTTCTACCTTCACTCATCCGCCTCAACGCCGTTAATGCCGTGTCCAGCAATGCAGTTCACATCGGTATCCCGCTGCAAGGATTATGCTGCGACGATGTGATATCGCCCTGGAACGCCCTAGGTCCCTCGTCCGCAGATGGTACCTTGGTGAAATCCGCATGTCCCGAATCGCTACGTCCTACAAGGTTACAAATCGAGATTGAGCATCATCCCTGGGTCGATTTACTACCATTCCCTCAATTGAGAGATAACATGCTCAAGGGATACACCGGCGGTGTatttgatgaagatgagttgTGTATTGACATACTGGGACTCATGAGTAGCCAAGGATTGGATGATGCTTACTTGATTGTCTGGGGAGAGGCACACGACGGGAGTAGTTGGGAGGTTAGTGTGGGATTTCTGAGGAAATGGGGATGGTTGCTGAAGGGTTGTCCTGAGTTGGTTGAGTCAACAAATCGATGGCGGCAAcaaagaggagaagcaaAACTAAATATTCAGGTCTAA